The Clostridioides sp. ES-S-0010-02 genome window below encodes:
- a CDS encoding MBL fold metallo-hydrolase — MRNKIFLLILIIISLLSACDKKSLLSIHMIDVGQGDSLLVQTPTKKNILIDGGDEDSGNIVTSYLKQKRIKTIDIIIATHPDSDHIGSLDNVIKKFNVNSIYMPEQSTESEAYQNLISSCNDKNLSIQYLYRDDVLNIDNNINIYVLSPSYIQEEPNLNSIVFKLNFNDTSFLFMGDAEEAIEKEILHYFKLDNINFIKIGHHGSNSSTTLEFIEKIHPDIAAISCGYKNQYGHPHKEVINNLKQNNISIYRTDKMGDIVFYSDGKMIFTKHKYKIDT; from the coding sequence TTGAGAAATAAAATTTTTTTATTAATACTTATTATAATATCACTTTTAAGTGCTTGTGACAAAAAATCTCTACTATCTATACATATGATAGATGTTGGACAAGGTGATAGTCTTTTAGTTCAAACACCTACAAAGAAAAATATATTAATTGATGGAGGTGATGAAGATAGTGGAAATATAGTTACTAGTTACTTGAAACAAAAAAGAATAAAAACCATTGATATAATAATAGCTACGCATCCAGATTCAGACCATATAGGAAGTCTTGATAATGTCATAAAAAAATTTAATGTAAACTCCATCTATATGCCTGAACAATCAACAGAAAGTGAAGCTTATCAAAATCTAATAAGTTCTTGTAATGATAAAAACCTATCTATACAGTATCTATACAGAGATGATGTTTTAAATATCGATAACAATATAAATATATATGTATTAAGTCCTTCATATATACAGGAAGAACCTAATTTAAACTCAATAGTTTTTAAATTAAATTTTAATGACACCTCATTTTTATTTATGGGCGATGCTGAAGAAGCAATTGAAAAAGAAATTTTACATTATTTTAAATTAGATAACATCAATTTTATAAAAATCGGTCATCATGGAAGCAATTCATCAACTACTTTAGAATTTATTGAAAAAATTCATCCAGATATAGCCGCAATATCGTGTGGATATAAAAATCAATATGGACATCCTCATAAGGAAGTTATCAATAATTTAAAACAAAACAATATATCAATTTATAGGACAGATAAAATGGGTGATATTGTTTTTTATAGTGATGGTAAAATGATATTTACAAAACACAAATATAAAATAGACACTTAA
- a CDS encoding DUF2156 domain-containing protein, which produces MFFKDIELNSKKELDPYFDLVDYEACEYCFSTLYMWQHVYKTGYYIGEDFAVLVGEYEGDSFSILPLAKKDKLPEVVDFVLEYFSHNNKKIYLRGITTEVVEFLKEKYPNRFEYIEERDLFDYIYDAESLRTLAGKKNQKKRNHINYFLKEYAGRYEARLLDKENFNECLVLMKEWESNKEENNEFDESMDDELVGIKKIFNNYDILKDKVKVFGVYVDGKLEAFSIGELLNKNMALIHIEKANPDIRGLYPFINQQFLVSEFKDVEFVNREEDLGIEGLRKAKLSYHPCRFVEKYSVREA; this is translated from the coding sequence ATGTTTTTCAAAGATATTGAACTAAATTCAAAAAAGGAGCTAGACCCTTATTTTGATTTAGTAGATTATGAAGCTTGTGAGTACTGTTTTAGTACTTTATATATGTGGCAACATGTTTATAAGACAGGATACTATATAGGTGAAGATTTTGCTGTTTTAGTTGGTGAATATGAAGGAGATAGTTTCTCAATATTACCACTTGCTAAAAAAGACAAACTTCCAGAAGTTGTAGATTTTGTACTTGAGTATTTTTCACATAACAACAAAAAAATATACTTAAGAGGTATTACTACTGAAGTGGTAGAATTTTTAAAAGAAAAATACCCAAATAGATTTGAGTATATAGAAGAAAGAGATTTATTTGATTATATCTATGATGCAGAAAGTTTAAGAACGCTAGCAGGTAAAAAGAATCAAAAGAAGAGAAATCATATAAATTATTTCTTAAAAGAATATGCAGGTAGATATGAAGCAAGATTATTAGATAAAGAAAACTTCAATGAATGTTTAGTATTAATGAAAGAATGGGAAAGTAACAAAGAAGAAAATAACGAATTTGATGAAAGTATGGATGATGAATTAGTTGGTATCAAAAAGATATTTAACAATTATGATATTTTAAAAGATAAAGTAAAAGTATTTGGTGTATATGTGGATGGAAAATTAGAAGCATTTAGTATCGGAGAGCTTTTAAATAAAAACATGGCATTAATTCATATAGAAAAAGCCAATCCAGATATAAGAGGTTTATATCCATTTATAAACCAACAATTTTTAGTAAGTGAATTTAAAGATGTTGAGTTTGTAAATAGAGAAGAAGACTTAGGTATTGAAGGTCTGAGAAAAGCTAAACTTTCTTACCACCCTTGTAGATTTGTTGAAAAGTACAGTGTTAGGGAGGCTTAA
- a CDS encoding GNAT family N-acetyltransferase, which yields MEIRYAKEEEIESIKEIWSYCFNDSESFMKYYFNDKYKYENTVIALDEGKIVSSLQLNQYKLSLNSKVYNTSYVVGVSTLPEGRGTGYMSKVIKFTLNELYKKGQLVSILMPIDYRLYRRFGYEHCYDQIEYTIKTDDLKTFKANGKMIKANLSQIDDLIKIDKVFLNEVNGNVLKDEHYYENLFKEIQSEDGHLYIHEDSEKDGYVIYFLQGDKMFVRELFYKNIDALKSMLKFIYNHNTQCKIVTIATPMIDKIRFILDNPKDCEIKIKPFMMGRVINVKQFIEDIDIDKDINGSIKLYIEDKYIEENNGLFKISIQNKKVMLEKLNKECTDELQECFDIKLDINALTQLAFSYIDIEEALLLNNIKGISKKTIEILNCIFSKKDNYINEYI from the coding sequence ATGGAGATTAGGTATGCTAAAGAAGAAGAAATAGAAAGTATAAAAGAAATATGGAGTTATTGCTTTAATGATAGTGAAAGTTTTATGAAATACTATTTTAATGATAAATATAAATATGAAAATACTGTAATAGCTTTAGATGAAGGAAAAATTGTTTCCTCTCTTCAGCTAAACCAGTATAAATTAAGTTTAAATAGTAAGGTATACAATACATCGTATGTAGTAGGGGTTTCCACACTTCCTGAGGGGAGAGGAACTGGCTATATGAGTAAAGTTATTAAATTTACTTTAAATGAGTTGTATAAGAAAGGACAACTAGTATCTATATTAATGCCAATTGATTATAGACTTTATAGAAGGTTTGGATATGAGCATTGTTATGACCAAATTGAATATACTATCAAAACAGATGATTTAAAAACTTTCAAGGCAAATGGAAAAATGATAAAAGCTAATTTATCACAAATTGATGATTTAATTAAAATAGATAAAGTATTTTTAAATGAGGTTAATGGTAATGTGTTAAAAGATGAACATTATTATGAAAACTTATTTAAAGAAATCCAAAGTGAAGATGGACATTTATATATCCATGAAGATAGTGAAAAAGATGGATATGTAATTTATTTTCTTCAAGGAGATAAAATGTTTGTCAGAGAGCTATTTTATAAAAACATAGATGCCCTTAAATCAATGCTTAAATTTATATATAATCACAATACTCAATGTAAGATAGTTACTATAGCTACTCCTATGATAGATAAGATAAGGTTTATATTAGACAATCCTAAAGACTGTGAGATAAAAATAAAACCTTTTATGATGGGAAGAGTTATAAATGTAAAGCAATTTATTGAAGATATAGATATTGATAAGGATATTAATGGCTCTATAAAATTATATATAGAAGATAAATATATAGAAGAGAATAATGGACTATTCAAAATATCTATACAAAATAAAAAAGTAATGTTAGAAAAATTAAATAAAGAATGTACAGATGAGCTTCAAGAGTGTTTTGATATTAAATTAGATATAAATGCTTTAACACAATTGGCATTTTCTTATATAGACATTGAAGAAGCACTTTTATTAAATAATATAAAGGGTATTTCAAAAAAAACAATAGAAATACTTAATTGCATTTTTTCTAAAAAAGATAATTATATAAATGAATATATATAG
- a CDS encoding ComEC/Rec2 family competence protein, producing the protein MFYRGVIMIQIRRPLLIILIFVIAVSFIITNKKKEDEKFNDKIITIQGTVKGRLEKPRYNQYKVGAFLINDYTRTKNLKIGQKVNITGKFKSLAKMKYEDFDYGRYIKSTGYKGIIYINSYKIIGKNKIYDLIGKVKFYINKTYRYLYKKNSDFINSILLAEVENLTDEQKEMFTRTGTSHVISISGLHTGILCVVIAFLLRGINKLYKLLILSIFISLYCIMVGASPSIIRSITFVMVFYLSVFINRKKDGISTLSLIGIVLIINNPYVIYNVSFQLSFLATFSILIFYNKINSIIKLSMVSLTISSNILTLPIIYYTFKGIPLVSIIGNLIIVPFIGIIMYLSIASLIIFKISVVIAKIIALFNSTLIEIIFFLLEKLSNLNFTYIDIDNPKLYIVVIYYIGVFFYIFYIEGKEIKEQENGLQGYYKEYKR; encoded by the coding sequence ATGTTTTATAGAGGAGTGATTATGATTCAAATAAGAAGACCTTTACTAATTATATTAATATTTGTGATAGCTGTATCTTTTATTATCACAAATAAGAAGAAAGAGGATGAAAAATTTAATGATAAGATAATAACTATACAAGGAACAGTTAAAGGAAGACTTGAAAAGCCTAGATATAATCAGTATAAAGTAGGCGCTTTCTTAATAAATGATTACACAAGAACTAAAAATTTGAAAATTGGTCAGAAAGTTAATATTACAGGCAAATTTAAAAGTTTAGCTAAAATGAAATATGAAGATTTTGATTATGGAAGGTATATAAAAAGCACTGGATATAAAGGTATAATATATATAAATAGCTATAAAATTATTGGTAAGAATAAAATATATGACTTAATAGGTAAAGTAAAGTTTTACATAAATAAAACGTATAGATATTTATATAAGAAAAATTCGGATTTTATAAATTCTATATTGTTAGCAGAAGTTGAAAATCTGACAGATGAGCAAAAAGAAATGTTCACCAGAACAGGAACTAGCCATGTAATATCTATATCTGGTCTTCATACAGGCATACTATGTGTTGTAATTGCTTTTTTATTAAGAGGTATAAATAAATTGTATAAATTATTAATATTGTCGATTTTTATATCTTTATATTGTATAATGGTAGGTGCGTCTCCATCTATAATTAGGTCTATAACATTTGTTATGGTTTTCTATTTATCAGTCTTTATTAATAGAAAAAAGGATGGAATATCAACACTGTCTCTAATAGGGATAGTTTTAATTATAAATAACCCCTATGTTATATATAATGTAAGTTTTCAATTATCTTTTTTAGCTACATTCTCTATACTAATATTTTACAATAAAATAAATAGTATTATAAAATTAAGTATGGTATCATTGACAATATCGTCAAATATATTAACCTTGCCTATAATATATTATACATTTAAAGGTATACCATTGGTTTCAATCATAGGAAATTTAATCATAGTACCATTTATAGGTATAATAATGTATTTGAGTATTGCAAGTTTAATAATATTTAAAATAAGTGTAGTAATAGCTAAAATAATAGCTTTATTTAACAGTACATTGATAGAAATCATATTTTTTTTACTAGAGAAACTCAGCAATTTAAATTTTACATATATTGATATAGATAACCCTAAACTTTATATTGTAGTGATTTATTACATAGGAGTATTTTTTTACATATTTTACATAGAAGGAAAAGAGATAAAGGAGCAAGAAAATGGATTACAAGGATATTATAAGGAATATAAAAGATAA
- the holA gene encoding DNA polymerase III subunit delta yields MDYKDIIRNIKDKKLEKMYLFYGREYYLIENAIKVFKENLNEGMLDFNLDIIDGKEIVLNQLISSIETLPFMDDRKIVIVKDFELLKGKKKNFTDSDEKYLIEHLDNTPDTTTIVFVVYGDIDKRKSLVKKISNNGIVFNCDKLSDMDLFKWIKKSFALNEVIIENSQIMYFIEQEGYRDKSSEKTLSDLENEINKISSFVGKGNSVTNDIIDKLSPKKVENDIFKLIDYIGEQSASNAMKILNDMIQEGESVLGIFSMIARQFKIVMQVRQLQLEGYSAKLIADKLKIHQFVIGKALKQAKNFSDDIIIEILNYILESDYKIKTGLIRDTLAVEMLVSRYCKRQAV; encoded by the coding sequence ATGGATTACAAGGATATTATAAGGAATATAAAAGATAAAAAACTTGAGAAAATGTATCTTTTTTATGGCAGAGAGTATTATTTAATAGAAAATGCAATAAAAGTCTTTAAAGAGAATTTAAACGAAGGAATGCTCGATTTTAACTTAGATATAATAGATGGAAAGGAAATAGTCTTAAATCAGCTTATAAGCTCTATAGAGACACTTCCTTTTATGGATGATAGAAAAATAGTAATAGTAAAAGACTTTGAGTTACTAAAAGGAAAGAAAAAGAATTTTACAGATAGTGACGAAAAATACTTGATAGAGCATTTAGATAATACTCCAGACACTACTACCATAGTTTTTGTTGTATACGGAGATATTGACAAAAGAAAATCTTTAGTTAAAAAGATAAGTAATAATGGAATTGTTTTTAACTGTGACAAGCTTTCTGATATGGACTTATTTAAGTGGATAAAAAAATCTTTTGCTCTAAATGAAGTTATAATAGAAAACTCTCAGATAATGTATTTTATTGAACAAGAAGGATATAGAGATAAAAGTAGTGAAAAGACTTTATCAGACTTAGAAAACGAGATAAATAAAATTAGCTCATTTGTTGGAAAGGGAAATAGTGTAACTAATGATATAATAGATAAATTATCTCCTAAAAAGGTTGAAAATGATATATTTAAGTTAATTGATTATATTGGAGAGCAAAGTGCTTCTAATGCAATGAAAATATTGAATGATATGATACAGGAGGGCGAATCTGTTTTAGGTATATTTTCTATGATAGCTAGACAGTTTAAAATAGTTATGCAAGTAAGACAATTACAATTAGAGGGATACTCAGCAAAACTTATAGCAGATAAATTAAAAATTCATCAATTTGTAATAGGAAAAGCATTAAAGCAGGCTAAGAACTTTTCTGATGATATAATCATAGAAATTTTAAACTATATATTAGAAAGTGATTATAAAATAAAAACAGGTCTTATAAGGGATACCTTAGCAGTAGAAATGTTGGTTAGTAGATACTGTAAAAGACAAGCAGTGTAA
- the rpsT gene encoding 30S ribosomal protein S20, whose amino-acid sequence MANIKSAKKRISVIEKKTALNRVRKSQIKTAIRRFEDAVAAGNREDAVVKFQYAQKRIYQVASKGTIHKNAAARKVAKLAQKLNGMNA is encoded by the coding sequence GTGGCAAATATAAAATCAGCTAAGAAAAGAATAAGTGTTATCGAAAAGAAAACTGCTTTAAATAGAGTTAGAAAATCTCAAATAAAAACTGCAATAAGAAGATTCGAAGATGCTGTTGCAGCTGGAAACAGAGAGGATGCTGTTGTTAAGTTCCAATACGCTCAAAAAAGAATATACCAAGTAGCTTCTAAAGGAACTATACATAAGAATGCTGCAGCTAGAAAAGTAGCTAAATTAGCTCAAAAGTTAAACGGTATGAACGCTTAA
- a CDS encoding helix-turn-helix domain-containing protein: protein MDTTKLILNPARLQILQYIRIHGSVRTSDIVKYLSDIPRATVYHHVKILEDNNMIEVVKENRVRGTIEKIYSLKEYALDMEVDASVSLSTAFHMGLMQEMNEYFSLKNQDHKKDNVFFTSALLYITDREYENLLQSIVDLLKPYIDQEPKSDLKLRKLSIISSPPAKNDEKKK, encoded by the coding sequence GTGGATACAACAAAACTAATTTTAAATCCAGCTAGACTCCAAATTTTACAGTATATCAGAATTCATGGTAGTGTTCGTACATCTGATATTGTGAAGTATCTAAGTGATATTCCTCGTGCAACAGTTTACCACCATGTTAAAATTTTGGAAGATAACAATATGATTGAAGTAGTTAAAGAAAATCGTGTACGTGGTACAATTGAAAAAATTTATTCATTAAAGGAATATGCTTTGGATATGGAAGTAGATGCATCTGTTTCACTCTCTACAGCATTTCATATGGGTTTGATGCAAGAAATGAATGAATATTTTAGTTTAAAAAATCAAGACCATAAGAAAGACAATGTATTTTTCACTTCAGCATTGTTATATATAACTGATAGAGAATATGAAAATCTTCTTCAAAGTATAGTTGATTTATTGAAGCCATACATAGACCAAGAACCCAAATCAGATTTAAAACTCCGAAAACTCTCAATTATATCTTCTCCACCTGCAAAAAATGATGAGAAGAAGAAATAA
- a CDS encoding alpha/beta hydrolase, translating to MNFHEFGNKNNPHIMLIHGGGNAWWNYLRQARVLSEYYHVILPTLDGHGEEYKTTYISTEDTADKLMKYIDEECGGHLFSLCGVSLGGQIVIEILSRKPDITEKAIIDGSICYPRPNMARACMMSIRFFRGLLFSEKACRFQIAIMSKLFPKNMQYPDEIKNYYMKDMPHVRKETLYAMYRTYMMKYTLKESLRETTAQVMYWYGEKEMKCVKNSAKMFQSYVPSCKIYEAKGYNHGYLAIYLPNEWLEITEPFFQQNEMI from the coding sequence ATGAACTTTCATGAATTTGGGAATAAAAACAATCCACATATCATGCTGATTCATGGAGGTGGGAATGCATGGTGGAATTATTTACGACAAGCACGAGTATTGTCTGAATACTATCATGTAATACTTCCTACACTGGATGGTCATGGAGAAGAATACAAGACTACATATATTTCTACAGAGGATACAGCAGATAAATTGATGAAATATATAGATGAAGAATGTGGTGGTCATCTTTTTTCTCTGTGTGGAGTATCTCTTGGTGGACAGATTGTTATAGAGATTTTATCTCGAAAACCAGATATTACTGAAAAGGCAATTATTGATGGCAGTATTTGCTATCCTAGACCCAATATGGCACGAGCTTGTATGATGTCGATTCGATTTTTTAGAGGACTTTTATTTAGTGAAAAAGCTTGTAGATTTCAAATTGCTATAATGTCAAAATTATTTCCAAAAAACATGCAATATCCAGATGAAATTAAGAACTATTATATGAAAGATATGCCACATGTCAGAAAAGAAACACTCTATGCTATGTATCGTACTTATATGATGAAGTACACACTTAAGGAGAGTTTAAGAGAAACTACAGCACAAGTGATGTATTGGTATGGTGAAAAGGAAATGAAATGTGTAAAAAACTCTGCAAAGATGTTTCAGTCTTATGTACCTTCTTGTAAAATTTATGAAGCTAAGGGATATAATCATGGTTATCTAGCTATTTATTTGCCAAATGAGTGGTTGGAGATTACTGAACCATTTTTTCAACAGAATGAAATGATATAG
- a CDS encoding GPR endopeptidase, whose amino-acid sequence MINVRTDLALEASEMCEKSQEGSSIPGVEIETKELENCVVTKVEVIDEQGSEIMNKDIGKYITLESNLMKFDDDESREEMINYLKDELVDVFGQDKNKKTLVIGLGNRNITSDALGPKSVSKTLVTRHLFKNYNKDYDDDFTEVSALSPGVMGVTGIETSEVVKSLVEKVKPDRVVAIDALASRKMERVNSTIQISTAGISPGGGVGNTRKSLTKETLGVDVIAIGVPTVVDAATLTIDVLDMAIDNLISQSEETESFYNMLKKLKEEEKYHLIKDSLDPYDKNLIVTPKDIDDTIENLSIIISEGLNRSLHPGRL is encoded by the coding sequence ATGATTAATGTAAGAACAGATTTGGCTTTAGAAGCTAGTGAAATGTGTGAAAAATCTCAAGAAGGAAGTAGTATTCCTGGGGTGGAAATAGAAACTAAAGAATTAGAAAATTGTGTTGTAACAAAAGTTGAAGTAATAGATGAACAAGGTTCAGAGATAATGAACAAAGATATAGGAAAGTATATAACCCTAGAAAGTAATCTTATGAAGTTTGATGATGATGAGTCAAGAGAAGAGATGATAAATTATCTAAAAGATGAATTAGTAGATGTATTTGGACAAGACAAAAATAAAAAGACACTAGTAATTGGTCTTGGAAATAGAAATATTACTTCTGATGCATTGGGTCCCAAAAGTGTATCTAAAACACTAGTAACTAGACATCTCTTTAAAAATTACAACAAGGATTATGATGATGATTTTACTGAGGTATCAGCTCTAAGTCCAGGGGTTATGGGTGTTACTGGGATAGAAACTAGTGAAGTAGTGAAGTCACTAGTTGAGAAAGTTAAGCCAGATAGAGTAGTAGCAATAGATGCACTAGCATCAAGAAAAATGGAAAGAGTAAACTCTACTATACAAATATCAACAGCAGGAATATCACCTGGTGGAGGTGTTGGTAATACAAGAAAATCTCTCACTAAAGAAACCTTAGGAGTGGATGTTATTGCAATAGGAGTTCCAACTGTGGTTGACGCAGCAACTCTTACTATAGATGTTTTGGATATGGCAATAGATAATTTAATATCTCAATCAGAAGAAACAGAAAGTTTTTATAATATGTTGAAAAAACTTAAAGAGGAAGAAAAATATCATCTAATAAAAGATTCGTTAGATCCATATGATAAGAACTTAATCGTAACACCAAAAGATATAGATGATACAATTGAAAATCTATCTATAATAATAAGTGAAGGTCTGAATAGATCTTTACATCCAGGTAGATTGTAA
- a CDS encoding stage II sporulation protein P — MFKKCIKVVTLTFILACILPGKSLALNQDDFLKFLVNSSYPEAKVEGNNTENKKSDKNKEASKESKDENKKSEDVSKADNKKESEKEYIKLYVGKENVPDIESKNSDTTETSTASSAEYKDDLRVTKENPRILIYHTHGCETYSNSPDGNYHSRDKKNSVMEVGNALTSALDSKGWGVVHTTKYHDYPSYNNSYASSLKTIKSILPKYNTVDIAIDLHRDARDLTNPATKEKDHLKYTTMINGERVSKFFFVVGGKNENKAQLRALADDITAFAEKKYPGLVSPIVEKDYARFNQFAVKNHMLIEIGNNATSIEESKATTKYLAEILDEYFKQKN; from the coding sequence ATGTTTAAAAAATGCATTAAAGTAGTAACCTTGACTTTTATATTAGCATGCATTTTACCAGGAAAATCATTGGCTTTAAATCAAGATGACTTTTTAAAGTTTTTAGTAAATTCATCTTATCCAGAAGCTAAAGTCGAAGGAAATAATACAGAAAATAAAAAGAGTGATAAAAATAAAGAAGCAAGTAAAGAAAGTAAAGATGAAAATAAAAAATCTGAGGATGTAAGTAAAGCCGACAATAAGAAAGAAAGCGAAAAAGAATATATAAAACTTTATGTTGGTAAAGAAAATGTTCCAGATATTGAGTCAAAAAACTCAGATACAACTGAAACTAGTACTGCATCTAGTGCAGAGTATAAAGATGACTTAAGAGTGACTAAAGAAAATCCAAGAATTTTGATATATCATACTCATGGGTGTGAAACTTATTCAAACTCACCTGATGGAAATTATCATTCAAGAGATAAGAAAAATTCAGTAATGGAAGTAGGAAATGCATTAACTAGTGCTTTAGACAGTAAGGGATGGGGTGTAGTCCATACTACTAAATACCATGACTATCCATCTTATAATAACTCTTATGCAAGTAGTTTAAAAACAATAAAAAGTATACTCCCTAAATATAATACAGTGGACATAGCAATAGATTTACATAGGGATGCTAGGGATTTAACTAATCCAGCCACTAAAGAAAAAGACCATTTGAAATATACAACTATGATAAATGGAGAGAGAGTATCTAAATTCTTCTTTGTTGTAGGAGGAAAAAATGAAAATAAAGCACAACTTAGAGCTTTAGCAGATGATATAACTGCTTTTGCTGAAAAGAAATATCCAGGCTTGGTGTCTCCAATAGTAGAAAAAGACTATGCTAGATTTAATCAATTTGCAGTTAAAAATCACATGTTAATAGAAATTGGAAATAATGCAACGAGTATAGAAGAATCTAAGGCTACTACAAAGTATCTTGCTGAAATTTTAGATGAATATTTTAAACAAAAAAATTAG
- the lepA gene encoding elongation factor 4, protein MITIRIIKRREFKVDNKQSRTRNFSIIAHIDHGKSTLADRLIQQTGLVSERDMKSQLLDNMDLERERGITIKLQNIRLMYKAKDGNEYYLNLIDTPGHVDFNYEVSRSLVACEGALLVVDAAQGVEAQTLANVYLAIDQDLEILPIINKIDLPSARPDEVKHEIEDIIGLDASEAPLISAKTGLNIEDVLEDIVKNVPAPKGDNEAPLKALIFDSYYDAYKGVVAYVRVFEGTVKKGMTIKMMNTKKKFEVTEVGVMAPGQTELSELSAGDVGYIAASIKDIRSCRVGDTITDSNNPTEEPLPGYKKATPMVYCGIYPGEGEKYENVRDALEKLQVNDAALEYEAETSAALGFGFRCGFLGLLHMEIMQERLEREFNLDIITTAPSVIYRVTKTDGEVVMIQNPANLPEVAEIRMIEEPIVKGDIIVPKDYVGVVMELCQERRGNMLNMEYIDERRVMLHYDLPLNEVVYDFFDALKSRTRGYGSLDYEIKGYVASTLVKLDVLINKEQVDALSFIVHETRAFPRGKAMCEKLKGEIPRHQFAIPIQAAVGNKVIARETISALRKDVLAKCYGGDISRKKKLLEKQKEGKKRMRQIGSVEVPQKAFMSVLKLDE, encoded by the coding sequence ATGATAACTATAAGAATAATCAAGAGGAGGGAATTTAAGGTGGACAATAAACAAAGTAGAACTAGAAATTTTAGTATAATTGCACATATAGACCATGGAAAGTCTACCTTAGCTGATAGATTAATACAACAAACGGGGCTTGTCAGTGAAAGAGACATGAAGAGTCAATTACTTGATAACATGGATCTTGAAAGAGAAAGAGGAATCACTATAAAGCTTCAAAATATAAGATTAATGTATAAGGCGAAGGATGGAAATGAATATTATTTAAATCTTATAGATACACCAGGACATGTAGACTTCAATTACGAGGTATCAAGAAGTTTAGTAGCATGTGAGGGAGCATTATTGGTAGTCGATGCAGCACAAGGTGTTGAGGCACAGACTTTAGCTAATGTGTATCTTGCAATAGACCAAGATTTAGAAATATTACCAATAATAAATAAAATAGATTTACCAAGTGCAAGACCAGATGAAGTAAAACATGAAATTGAAGATATAATAGGGCTTGATGCAAGTGAAGCACCTCTTATTTCAGCTAAAACAGGTTTAAATATAGAAGATGTTTTAGAAGATATTGTAAAAAATGTCCCTGCACCTAAAGGAGATAATGAAGCACCATTAAAGGCGTTAATATTTGACTCTTATTACGATGCTTATAAAGGTGTTGTAGCCTATGTTAGAGTGTTTGAAGGAACTGTTAAAAAAGGTATGACAATAAAAATGATGAATACTAAGAAAAAGTTTGAAGTAACTGAAGTTGGTGTTATGGCTCCAGGGCAAACTGAACTTAGTGAATTATCAGCAGGTGATGTTGGTTATATTGCTGCTAGTATAAAAGACATAAGAAGCTGTCGTGTAGGGGATACAATAACAGATTCAAATAATCCTACAGAAGAACCTTTACCAGGATATAAAAAAGCTACTCCAATGGTATATTGTGGTATATATCCAGGAGAAGGTGAAAAATATGAAAATGTAAGAGATGCTCTTGAAAAATTACAAGTAAATGATGCTGCCCTTGAATATGAGGCTGAAACTTCAGCAGCACTAGGGTTTGGGTTTAGATGTGGATTTTTAGGTCTTTTACATATGGAAATAATGCAAGAAAGACTTGAGAGAGAATTTAATCTTGATATAATAACTACAGCACCATCTGTTATATACAGAGTTACAAAAACTGACGGAGAAGTTGTAATGATACAAAATCCTGCAAATTTGCCAGAAGTAGCTGAGATAAGAATGATAGAAGAACCTATAGTAAAAGGAGATATAATAGTTCCTAAAGATTATGTAGGTGTTGTTATGGAACTTTGCCAGGAAAGACGTGGAAATATGTTAAACATGGAATATATAGATGAGAGAAGAGTAATGCTTCATTACGACCTTCCTCTTAATGAAGTTGTTTATGATTTCTTTGATGCCTTAAAATCAAGAACTAGAGGATATGGTTCTCTTGATTATGAGATTAAGGGATATGTTGCATCTACTCTTGTAAAACTTGATGTTTTAATTAATAAAGAGCAAGTTGATGCACTTAGTTTTATTGTACATGAAACTCGTGCTTTCCCTAGAGGAAAGGCAATGTGTGAGAAATTAAAAGGAGAAATTCCAAGACATCAATTTGCTATACCTATACAAGCTGCTGTTGGTAATAAGGTTATTGCAAGAGAGACAATAAGTGCTTTAAGAAAAGATGTACTTGCTAAATGTTATGGTGGAGATATATCTCGTAAGAAGAAACTTCTTGAAAAACAAAAAGAAGGTAAGAAGCGTATGAGACAAATTGGCTCTGTTGAAGTTCCTCAAAAAGCATTTATGTCTGTACTTAAGTTGGATGAATAA